The window AATTTGTTTTACATTTTTTCCATAAAGTCACATTTTTCATTAATGTTCATTTTTACCATACGTTCACGTTTTTCCTCAATGTTTTCAAATAAACTAAAAAATCTAAGCGAGATATGTAGCACTGCTACGCTGGTTCTTAAATAAAATCACGCTGAAGTGAATCACTAGCAGCCAGTAAGTCTACTGGTTGGCTAAACGTGGAAACTACTGTGAGGTCGCGAGTTCGATTCACTGAGAGCCACCTTTTGAGATCTTTTTCGCATAATAATATATATTTTTCTTCACGcgcgttcatgggccggcccaccaagaGCCGCCGCAGGCGCCAGCTGCCTTCCGTTCAGCGCCGAGTAGGCGCttccgccgagttctcccactagaACCGCGCACGACGAGCCGGCTCTTGCCGGTGCCGACGGCCCAACAGCCATCAAAACTAATGGATTTGGATGCCCATCACCGGCAATGACCTGTCTTAGTGGGAATCTAAGAAATCGAATACCAGTCAAACATATATTTGTGCTTGGGCGTGTCTGGATTGAATCGAACAGATTTATACAGTTCAGACATTACCGGATCTAGCAGAAATTCGAGCCAGTTGTGGCGTAGGCTTGCAAACTCCGCCATACCATTTGCCGCCGCCATGGTTTCGCTTTCCGCCATCAAGATAGGAAGGTTGGGGGGAAGGGGAGAAAGGCCCTGTGTATGCAGTCACACTTCNNNNNNNNNNCGAATACCAGTCAAACATATATTTGTGCTCTTTTTCGCATAATAATATATATTTTTCTTCGCGcgcgttcatgggccggcccaccaagaGCCGCCGCAGGCGCCAGCTGCCTTCCGTTCAGCGCCGAGTAGGCGCttccgccgagttctcccactagaACCGCGCACGACGAGCCGGCTCTTGCCGGTGCCGACGGCCCAACAGCCATCAAAACTAATGGATTTGGATGCCCATCACCGGCAATGACCTGTCTTAGTGGGAATCTAAGAAATCGAATACCAGTCAAACATATATTTGTGCTTGGGCGTGTCTGGATTGAATCGAACAGATTTATACAGTTCAGACATTACCGGATCTAGCAGAAATTCGAGCCAGTTGTGGCGTAGGCTTGCAAACTCCGCCATACCATTTGCCGCCGCCATGGTTTCGCTTTCCGCCATCAAGATAGGAAGGTTGGGGGGAAGGGGAGAAAGGCCCTGTGTATGCAGTCACACTTCATCGCCGCCGCAGGCGCCAGCTGCCTTCTGTTCAGCGCCGAGTAGGCGCTCCCGCCGAGTTCTCCCACCAGAACCGCGCACGACGAGTCGGCTCTTGCTGGTGCCGACGGCCCAACAGCCATCAAAACTAATGGATTTGGATGCCCATCACCGGCAATGACCTGTCTTAGTGGGAATCTAAGAAATCGAATACCAGTCAAACATATATTTGTGCTCTTTTTCGCATAATAATATATATTTTTCTTCGCGcgcgttcatgggccggcccaccaagaGCCGCCGCAGGCGCCAGCTGCCTTCCGTTCAGCGCCGAGTAGGCGCTCCCGCCGAGTTCTCCCACCAGAACCGTGCACGACGAGTCGGCTCTTGCCGGGGCCGACGGCCCAACAGCCATCAAAACTAATGGATTTGGATGCCCATCACCGGCAATGACCTGTCTTAGTGGGAATCTAAGAAATCGAATACCAGTCAAACATATATTTGTGCTTGGGCGTGTCTGGATTGAATCGAACAGATTTATACAGTTCAGACATTACCGGATCTAGCAGAAATTCGAGCCAGTTGTGGCGTAGGCTTGCAAACTCCGCCATACCATTTGCCGCCGCCATGGTTTCGCTTTCCGCCATCAAGATAGGAAGGTTGGGGGGAAGGGGAGAAAGGCCCTGTGTATGCAGTCACACTTCGTCGCCGCCGCAGGCGCCAGCTGCCTTCCGTTCAGCGCCAAGTAGGCGCTCCCGCCGAGTTCTCCCACCAGAACCGCACACGACGAGTCGGCTCTTGCCGGTGCCGACGGCCCAACAGCCATCAAAACTAATGGATTTGGATGCCCATCACCGGCAATGACCTGTCTTAGTGGGAATCTAAGAAATCGAATACCAGTCAAACATATATTTGTGCTTGGGCGTGTCTGGATTGAATCGAACAAATTTATACAGTTCAGACATTACCGGATCTAGCAGAAATTCGAGCCAGTTGTGGCGTAGGCTTGCAAACTCTGCCATACCATTTGCCGCCGCCATGGTTTCGCTTTCCGCCATCAAGATAGGAAGGTTGGGGGGAAGGGGAGAAAGGCCCTGTGTATGCAGTCACACTTCGTCGCCGCCGCAGGCGCCAGCTGCCTTCCGTTCAGCGCCGAGTAGGCGCTCCCGCCGAGTTCTCCCACCAGAACCGCGCACGACGAGTCGGCTCTTGCCGGTGCCGACGGCCCAACAGCCATCAAAACTAATGGATTTGGATGCCCATCACCGACAATGACCTGTCTTAGCGGGAATCTAAGAAATCGAATACCAGTCAAACATATATTTGTGCTTGGGCGTGTCTGGATCGAATCGAACAGATTTATACAGTTCAAACATTACCGGATCTAGCAAAAATTCGAGCCAGTTGTGGCGTAGGCTTGCAAACTCCGCCATACCATTTGCCGCCGCCATGGTTTCGCCTTCCGCCATCAAGATAGGAAGGTTGGGGGGAAGGGGAGAAAGGCCCTGTGTATGCAGTCACACTTCGTCCACCGGTCAACATTTACTAATCGTTGACGGCGCTGTGTACAGGTCACGAGACGGCGAGCATACGATTCTGATCCACGCACTACTTTTCATGACGGAGGCGAGCCACGGCTCGGCTCGTCACCGTCGCCCGCGGGCTTCCATACGCCACTGTTCGCCTGTGTATTACGTCAGACAATCTATTTTCTTACTCCCGTATTATGCCGAACGGTCCCACTGGATCAAATCCCTAGACATGTACGTACAACCAGGATAACATGTTCAGATGCCACCGCTCTCAGTAACGCCGCTCTCCATGTGGCACACTATCCCTATAGCGTTAGTGTACCTTTGAAGTAGATTCCTAATATATAACTCACATACATACATGTCCACATCCGGAAAACGCGGTTATCATAGGTAGTGAGCAAAGTATATGAACCTTGGGATACATCTGGTGTTTTCAATAGGATTAGGAATATATACGATTCAAAATTAACCCTAATTGGGGCAGTTTCAACTTGTATAGTGTGTCAAGAGGATTCTAGTCATAGTGATTGAAGACGATATCCATGAAAATGCTACACCCAATTGCACAAGTGATATGGGTTGTTCATGGGAGGAAAGACAGAGAGGAGGATGAAGGACACACACGATATACACTGAGTCGTGCTTGGTCATAAAAGAAATGTTGACCAATTTGCCTATGTGTTTTATGTTGTTTCATAGCAATGGCGAGCACTCGGCTAGTCTAGGTAAAATAGGACCAAGGAGCATCGATTGGCAGGATGCATATTGATGCGGATCTTACGGCAGGTGGACCGTGGATGTACAACCCAAGCAAACACACAAGCAGTTTGTTGGAGATTTGATATTCGATGCGCCTTTTCCATTGTGCAGGCCAACACTCCCATTTTTGAAGTATCTCCTAGTAACACAAGAATATTTGCATTTGTGCCCCTGGCTCTACAAAGCTCGGTGATTTTTGGATCCACGTTTGTATGGTGCTTTTTGGGTTTGTTCTTTACCTGCCTTGGTGTCCATATCACATTAGTAGGTTCACGTGAAAAGGGCCTCAATGGCCACTTGTTTGCCTCTTGAACCGTTTATTGCAATGGCGTCTTGGGTCTCGCAGTTTCTACCTTTTGAATGATAATTGGTGAAGAATAGTCAGATAAACCGTTTGACCATTTTTGACATACTCACTATGTGCGTACGGTTTATACGTTTTTTCGGTTTGTATGGTATTAATATATTGGTGAATACGGTGTGAAATTTAGATACGGCTCGGTCTCCGTATATACCAagttatttcggtatggtttcggtacATATCttaaaaaccaaagttgacgcgaatttgaaaatgatATATAATAGtttgcaaatttatgactcaaaacacatatcTTTTTATACAAAGAGCATATAACTATATGCGAGTGCATATGCATGCATGGATTcgatggttatggacgtgcttagtATTCTTGTGAAGAGAAGTATGACTGTTACAATAAAAGTGGATGCGCTTAATAGGAAATCTAGCTTATGTAAAAAAATGACTACTTGTATGGTTGTTCTCCCCAAGATATATACATATatttttacttcggtttattcggcaaaccattcggtttttcggtatataccataaaaaataGAATTCAAaacggtatgaaaagttcataccataccgagaccataaaaaccataaaattggttcggtttggtttattttcggtatggttttttGGTTCGGTTTTAAAATGCACAGATGAGACAATACGACACATTAATATTGAGAACACATTACCGGGGTGATGACAGGGACAATAGGGCAACATGGCGCACGAGATAGAGGTGGCAAGATTGGGGTATGAGGAAGGGCGAGAAAGGGTGGCTCAACCGTGGTCTAACTTGTCCGATGATATGAGACATGGACACATGCAAAAATGGGTTGTATAAGCTGATGACCCCATGTGAAAGTCGATGGCATTGGTTAGGGCACAACCAGGTGGATTTGATAGGAGTGGTGGTGGAGGCTTGCGGTCTCAAATTATCGGATGATACTGTGAAGATTATTCTGGACAATCATTTTCAACAAGTCACACAAATGTCAAGAGTGGGCATGTATACATGTGAGAATGGGGTGGTATGACGCAATGCTCATCTGAAAATCAACGGCCTTATATGAGCGAGAGAGCCAAAGAGGGCCCCTCTTTGGAAAGAACTATTAGGTTAAAAATAAGCGAGCAACAAAGAGGGCCCCTTAGAAGAACTATTAGGTTAAAAATAAGCGAGCAGCTCTGTAGATAGGTTACAAGTAGGATAATTTTGTACTCCCTCAGTccaatattatgggacagagggagtaccattTTACCAAAAGCAAAAACTTCAGCCCAAGGTTATTCTTTTAGAATGTGCATTTCCCTCTTCTATAGAAATAAAATATGAGTAATTCATTATGAAAGATTTCTAATTTCCTCAACCTCTCAACATTAGACTTGATTCTTATTTAACGCTTTTGGTTGCTACAAAGTGCACCTAACATGTGAAATGTGCTCTACCTGGAACACCATCGTCGAGTTGAAAGTACCGGATATTCATAAAGACTTTCTTGAGACAGCAACCAAGAAGATTAATGAACAGTGCTACTCAACTCGAAAAATGAGGGAATCGTCGTATACATATAAACTTGGATTCAAAACCGAACTCTGCCCAGTAACGGTTttatagaagatagagaaaaaaaaatacAGAACGTAAAGAAACTAATCCTTCACTTAACCTATTTCCAGCTTTGTGTTGTTTCTCTctcagaagaaaaaaaaggaaaagaaatctGTCACTAAATATTAAAATCCAGGAATGAACCAACTAATTTATGTGTACCACTATAAACAACCACAAGAGAAAAGATTGCAGCGCCGGCTATGGGTTGCAGTTGCTTATGTCAGTTTGGCAAACCAAATCCTACTTCTGCAACATTTTTTCTTCTAAAACCTGCACATGAAACAGAAAGCCTGTCATCAGATCAGTACTGAGTTTCGGCGTTGAAGAAAGGAACAAGCTGGCTTAGCCAAACACAGACCTATAAATATGCATGAAAACCACTGGTACAGTAGTCTAAGAAAACTGAAGTGAACAGGATGCGTATCTACATGTCCGGATGCCCAAATGGCGCACGCACAAATAGCTGGCCATGAAGCGTGACAACTGCTGATGTTTGATGCGGATCAATCCTTAACGGCAAGTTGATCACCTGAGACAGAACAATCAGTTCATGTTAAGTTGAGGAAGTACCCAATCATTTATGTGTTTAAATGTTTATAAacaatcaccttcttgaatgcagtGATGCCCCAAGGGTTATCAGGCTGGTCAGGGTCCCCAGTTATAACCAGACGTCCAGCAGGATCAGACTGAACATGCACCTGCTCCAGTTGGTACAAGAATTAATATTTTATCCCTGGCGCAGACTCAATTTCGTGTGACAAGCTCTTTTTGTTTATGTTGCacagattttattttatttttggatcaATGATTAAGTGTGGCAGCTGAGATGCAATCTCACCTCTTCCCTTAGAAGCCCAGGAACTAGCGCATATATCTCAAAGCATTCTTTCTGCATGAAAGCAGTAACAAAATGTAGCAGTTTCAGCTCAAATCCAAATGGAATTTCACAATGAGAAACGACTCCTAAGAAATTGTTTAATATTTCAGACTATCAAGACACTTCATGTAATATTCGTGCACCACCTTAAAACAAAATAATTATGTTGACACTTACAGTTTGACGAACATTAATCTTCACCCAATCGGCAGGTTCTCCAACATCAATGACCATAGAATCTTCCCTGAAATTGGGCAGTACGTTACATATAATAACATGCATTATAGACATAACATCCAAATCCATGGATTCTTCTGACAAGTTCAATCCTACTATAAGGTCCTATAATTTTTTGGGATTTTCCTTATTAAATTGAGGAGTGACATTTCAGGGGTCAAGTTGTCTATTGCATGCCATGCCATATTCGGAGAGCATGCCTGTTAATTCCCATTGGTTTCAGCACAAACAAAATTTGAATGTTTAAACTCTTATTTTATTAGGTCCATTCAGCAGGTAAGATTCTTGATCTCTTGAACATAGGCAACAGCAGATGCAAGATAGAGAGCACATAAGCAAATGCAACTTCTTCACAGTAAAAAAATTCTGCTTGCACTTTAAAACGAACCATGTATGTGTAAGTGAAACTTAAATAACTGCTATTAAAGGTTACTTAATGTTTTCAATCTGCTAAATTCTTGAGATTGTAAGTTTGTCTTAACAGCTGAAGTAAACATAGCCAACTGAGATTGATGGGAGGTCTTAACTGTGACTTGTTCACTTTTGTACGGGAGACCTTGAAAGCACGCTCTGGACTAGATGCTTTCTTCCTCTTGAGTACCCCTGAAATGCCAGAAAGATATAAGAGAAGAAAGCATCACATGCTAACGCAGAAATACTTGTGAAGCATACCAAAGCCTTTCAGATTCTTATCACGACTTGAAAGGGGTATTGAGTCTTTGTCCTGTAGAAAAGTGAATATATTTGCATGAAAAGATCAAAATTGTAGGAAAATCAAAGTATGTGCAAGTAAATGTCAAGATATTATTTACCTTAAAAATGTGATCTCCATACATGTCATTGGCAAGGAGACGGTGCGCATGCCAACCCTGCATAGCACGTGCTGCAGCATCCCTTCTAATTCTTGCAGAAGATGATGCATTTACACCCTGCGAAACAGGAAACAAAATCATCAAGCTTACTAATGTTAGCAGGTGACAGCAAAACATTTTCGGCAATGTCAGATATCTTAAAGGCAGTCATTGAAATAGTTCCTATCTTAACATAAAACTGTGTTAATTCCGACTGTGAAATATATGTACACCAATCCAGCTCTGAGCCCGATAAATCTTTTAACCATTTATGGAAAGCAAGAATTCCTTTGAAAATCAGAATTTGGTTGTCGTTTACTTGGCATAGGTCACTAATGACACATTGAAAAAAGGGATGGGAAGGGGATGAAATCTGTCGTTTCTGCTCACACACTGAGAACATATACCATATTTTCTGTGATTGTGTAGCTGCTAAGTTTGTTTCGAGTTCTGTTAGCCTCACTCTGGAAGCAACACATCATCCTAGTTGTTTTACACTATTTTTGGCGGGCACCTTCATATATACCAGGCATATGTAGTTTGCAAGTGGTGGGATTGACTGCCCTGTGCTAGGCCTGCTGGAAGTTGAGAGAGGAGCTGGTTTTGATAACAAGCTGATTAAAACTCGTGCTGAGTTAATCTGTTATGCTTGCACCTTTATGAAATATTGGGCAGGGCTCCACTCAAGCCAAAGATCAATTGGTTCCTAAGTTTAATGAATGGCTGGTAATGAGGTGGAGAAAATGATGTTACAAGAAGATGTAAGGTGATGATGAGAAGAGAGGTCCTCAACACTGAACTTGCGACCACTTCATGGTTGATATTGTTCGGATTTTTACCTGTGTGCTGCTCCCTTTGCGAGTGTGGCTGTGCACCTTTACAGTTGCGCTGTGCTTGTGCACTTTTGATACCTTTTAAGTCTAAATAGATAGCAATTGCCTCTGTACGGTGGTTAGTGTTAGGTGATACCGTGCAAGCACTCAAGAGTTTTGTTATTTCCTTTTTGGTATGGTATGCACTGAACTTGACATGTTCCATTATTCCTTGGAATAGTAGAAGCAGGCATAACATTGTGTCATGTGGAAAACAGTTCAACAGGACAAGAAATCAGTGGTGACAGAACAAGAAGTCAGTATTTTTTTTAATACAAATCTTAACATTTCCTTGATTTTCAGTTAGATTGAAATATGAATTTGAAATCCTTAATATTTTAGACAGGGGTATGTCAACCCATCAAACTTTCATATGTGCACCAAACTAGAAAGTGAACTGCAAAAATTCATATATAGTTAAAACTCTACTTCCCAAGATAAATACCTCACGGTTTGTACCACCAGGTTGTGGTATAGCAGGTATTGATATTTTAAGCTGGCCAGTTCGTACTTTGTGTTTTTCATATTCAAGAAGTGCCTGAGTTGATAAGAAACAACAGTTAACAACAAATGAAGCAAATGCATAAACATAACATGGAAATACATAAGCTTAGAATAgtgtttttctttcttttattccatcCGAAAACTGACAAGGCGGCATctcacaacaacaacaaagcctttcagtcccaaacaagttggggtaggcaagAGTTGAAACCCACAACATATCGAAACCAAGTCATAGTTCTGGCACATGGATGGCTAACTTCCACGGACCCCTGTCTATGGCTAAACCTTTGGTGATAGTCCAGTCCTTTAGgtctctctttacggactcctcccatgtcaagtttggtctaccccgacctctcttgacattatcggCACGCCTTAACCGTCCTCTACGCATGGGCGCttcctggaggcctgcgctgaacatGCCCAAACCAtcgcaaacgatgttggacaagcttctcttcaatcggcGCCACCCCAACTCTCTCACGTATATCACGAGATGGCATCTCGCGAAATAAGGAAAATGAAGGATCTTAAGTCTTACATAAATACTCCCTCAGTCACATATTAATTGACGCTCAAGCGGATGTATCTATacgtatttcagtgctagatacatctgtttgagcgTCAATTAATATGGGACAGAGGAAGTAGCATCTACTCCCTCCCATCTGATCAGTTAGTCCCATCTCCAAAATCGCAGCAACCAAGATGAAGCTAATTAAGTGGTTCTACGTCCTTTCCGGTTTAAACGGCTCACGTGTATCCCTAGATTGACAATTTGATCAACGTAACACGAGTTATATATCACAAAAGAATAACCATTAGAAACTTCAAATGTTGTATTTTCTAATGGCATACCGTTTATGACATACAATTTGTACTGCATTTATCAAACTGTCGATATAGGGTACACCTTGGCCTTTTAAACCAGAAGGGAGGAAGTAGACAACATACCAATGCTACATGCATATCCACCTCTCTCCTTCATGCATTAGTTGATTCCACATCAAGAAACAAAATTTGACAGAATTTAATGTAGCCATAGCAAAAGTTTACCTATTCCTAAAGCAATGAGCCTTACAAAACGGAAAATCAATCTTTTTTAGATGAGACTAACAAACCAGAAGGGAGGGAGTATCAAATATGGAAGTAAAGTACAACAGTTTCTATGAAATGAAAAAGAAGCAAGTATTATAGTTATATCTGTTTGGTTCCTAAACCATTAAGAACACTAACTATTGCAGTGGATCCATTTCAGCTCCATATTTCTATTTGTAATAACCATCCTAGTAGGTTTTAATGGTATAGCTTTTCGTTCAGCAAGTAAATTTACAGTAAAGCTCCATATGCCATAATATTGTTTCAAGAGAAACTGCTTCCCAGCTACCATAGTGGGGATGAGATGCGCTTGTGAGACAAGTACAACATGTAACCAAATTCTGCGAGCAATCTATCACCTTCTCGTAGAAAATCCGAAATGACCAAGACACCGTAGTGCAAGTCCTACCAAAGAACACAATAACAACAATAAGCTGACACAAAATTTAAATCTTTCACTGCAAACTCGTTTAACATGTATCGCTGGAAAAAAAAAAAGCTTACTTTGGTGGCCTGAAAGTCTCTCCAACTTGACGCCATAGTTTACAAACTGTTACCTGAATAATCAAAATAAACGTCGTGAATAACTATCAATGTTCAACGGAAAGATACTGCAGTATTTACAATAGAAGATGAGCAGTGGATTCTGCACAAAAGCACAGTATCCTTAAATTTGTTATCATCGGTGAGCTACTTGCTAGTTATTGCATTCATTGGTGGAacatgtggaggaacttcaacgctTTCACGGTACTAAAAAATCACGCTGTAGTATCGGGATTCGGGAGCATGTCCAGTCTGTTCCTGTTCAGTTGTGCGACGAAAAGGAAATCATTGATACCTGCTCATGGCCTCCCAGGTGAGCGACCTGCCTCCACAACCTGGAACAGAACAGCGTAAGGCACTTCGTTAAGTTCATTTAGACGAGAAAATGTGGTTCGAGTAGCTCGGAGAAACGAGAGGGATGCGCACTTGAGGCAGTTGAGGCCCTTGCCGTAAAACTTGGGCGGCTTGAACTCGAGGCTGTGCTCCCTGTGGAAGCGCTCCAGCTCAGACATGAACGCCGCCTGCTCCTCCTCCGTCCCGGAGTCGTGACCCTCGAGAAAAGGGTCGGGCTCCACCGGCTGCTGGCTGGCGCACTGCGCCAACCCGGCCGACCCGTCGCCCTCCGCCTTCACCTCCGCCCTCGGCGACGCATCAGGGGTGGAgtcgtcgtcctcgtcctcgtcatcctcctcgtcgtcatcatcttcgtcgtcgtcctcgtcctcgccGTCCCCCTCATCGCCGTCGTGGCTCATGGCGTCCTCGCCGTTGGTCTCCACCCTCACGCCCACGGCCTCCTCCCCGGCGTCGGGCGGCGCGGTCTCCCCGCGGTCCCCCGCATTGGGCAGCCCCGCCCGATCTGGGGAgcgctcgccgtcgccgtcgctgttCGTTTCGGGGGACGGGGGCGCGTCCTGGAACTCGTCGGCCACGGGCGGCTCCTCCTCCTTCGCGGCCCGCGGGTCGGGGTGGCGCGGCTCGTCGTCGCCGTCGGCGCGCGGGAGGTCGCGGTCGGAATCGGCGCCGTCGCTCATCGCGGCACGGGGGAGGAGGAGTGCGAATGGGCGGCTGCTATTTTCGCGGTTTGCACCGAGGGGGGGAGAGGagcggagagagggagggagggagggagggggagggggctagAGAGGTGGCGACTCGCACGGGAAGGCAAGGGAcggagaagagagaagagaaggatggATCTCCACGGCTTGCGATGGATGGAGGGACGGACGGGAGCCAGATTCCTCTCTCTCGCGGCCCGTCGGAACCAGTAGGCCGATCCACCCTGTCAGTGATTCCTCCTGGGCTAGGCCCATTACTGTTTTGGAAGTCACTAGTAGGTATTGTAAAGGACCCTCCTAAGTTCGGACGTTCGgattctaagagcatctccaacagccgcgctaaagcgccgcgcgcaaaaaacctaTTTAGCGCGCGTGCTGCGGCTGGTTTTgcgcgcccgcctgcgctggctccagcagccgcgccatAATGCAgcacgcgcgcgccgctccagcagagcgcaaaaatacagcgcgcgcgactcgcctggcattttgcatatatggatattttggacaaaaatgaacatgtaaaatttgacacaaacaagttgatgaataaaagttcatgcccacaagttcaaaatcatgcccacaagttcatccaaccaagttcaaatgcaaactaaaagttcaagacatgaaagacacatcaatcttcatcttcctcttcttcgtcttcgtcctcatcttccgaagacgactcttccgcctccgaagatgaatcttcctccctctcctcatcacgcaccacatcacgcaccgcatcatgtgaagctccgacggtgttggcaagatcttcaacggcatcttcatgggaatgtgtgtgagaaGCCATGACGGCTGGAGGTgcacccatggcggccggaggtgcacccatgcctcccatggcggccatagcgtcggagggtgctccaaagccacccatgcctcccatggcggccggaggtgcacccatgccacccatgcctcccatggcggccggaggtgcacccatgccacccatgcctcccatggcggccggaggtgcacccatgccacccatgcctccccggaggtgcacccatgccacccatgcctcccatggcggccggaggtgcacccatgccacccatgcctcccatggcggccggaggtgcacccatgcctcccatgactcCAAAGCCACCaatgcctcccatggcgccgaggccaccgcctcccatggcgccgaggccaccgcctcccatggcgccgaagccacccatgcctcccatggcgccgaggccatcgCCACCCATTGCACTAACCAAGGCTCTTTTTCGGATCAAGACTTCTTGTtgggcaagattgacatactcTTTTTGTGCCGTATTGAGGTTAGACGTGTCCatgaagaacaagtgcttctcccattccaacaacttaGCTCGCTCCTCGTTGCTCACTTTCCTCTCCTCTAAAGTCACctttctctcctcggccgccacccttctctcctcg is drawn from Triticum dicoccoides isolate Atlit2015 ecotype Zavitan chromosome 6B, WEW_v2.0, whole genome shotgun sequence and contains these coding sequences:
- the LOC119324421 gene encoding AT-rich interactive domain-containing protein 5-like isoform X2: MSDGADSDRDLPRADGDDEPRHPDPRAAKEEEPPVADEFQDAPPSPETNSDGDGERSPDRAGLPNAGDRGETAPPDAGEEAVGVRVETNGEDAMSHDGDEGDGEDEDDDEDDDDEEDDEDEDDDSTPDASPRAEVKAEGDGSAGLAQCASQQPVEPDPFLEGHDSGTEEEQAAFMSELERFHREHSLEFKPPKFYGKGLNCLKLWRQVAHLGGHEQVTVCKLWRQVGETFRPPKTCTTVSWSFRIFYEKALLEYEKHKVRTGQLKISIPAIPQPGGTNREGVNASSSARIRRDAAARAMQGWHAHRLLANDMYGDHIFKDKDSIPLSSRDKNLKGFGVLKRKKASSPERAFKVSRTKVNKSQEDSMVIDVGEPADWVKINVRQTKECFEIYALVPGLLREEVHVQSDPAGRLVITGDPDQPDNPWGITAFKKVINLPLRIDPHQTSAVVTLHGQLFVRAPFGHPDMF
- the LOC119324421 gene encoding AT-rich interactive domain-containing protein 5-like isoform X1; this translates as MSDGADSDRDLPRADGDDEPRHPDPRAAKEEEPPVADEFQDAPPSPETNSDGDGERSPDRAGLPNAGDRGETAPPDAGEEAVGVRVETNGEDAMSHDGDEGDGEDEDDDEDDDDEEDDEDEDDDSTPDASPRAEVKAEGDGSAGLAQCASQQPVEPDPFLEGHDSGTEEEQAAFMSELERFHREHSLEFKPPKFYGKGLNCLKLWRQVAHLGGHEQVTVCKLWRQVGETFRPPKTCTTVSWSFRIFYEKALLEYEKHKVRTGQLKISIPAIPQPGGTNREGVNASSSARIRRDAAARAMQGWHAHRLLANDMYGDHIFKDKDSIPLSSRDKNLKGFGVLKRKKASSPERAFKVSRTKVNKSQEDSMVIDVGEPADWVKINVRQTKECFEIYALVPGLLREEVHVQSDPAGRLVITGDPDQPDNPWGITAFKKVINLPLRIDPHQTSAVVTLHGQLFVRAPFGHPDMLSVSCAGFRRKNVAEVGFGLPN